In Nitrosarchaeum sp., the following proteins share a genomic window:
- a CDS encoding tRNA pseudouridine(54/55) synthase Pus10, which translates to MTTLKEIIPISNELMKNYGLCDSCLGRLFSKQLNLSSNKLLGKKLKAHVKQSTKKCFICKNLLDNLSTYLKLMLDASSKYNYSSIVIGALIKPSIVDRDDYIKSKYKLRGIDSVKTDITKELGKQFVKKTKKIIDFLNPDLTFTINFKDESCQIRSKSIMLYGRYTKSERGLPQKQKSCTNCYGKGCKSCNLHGISEYDSIEGKISEFLFTKFGGTTTKFTWVGGEDQSSLVLGSGRPFFVKLQNPFKRNISLPKKIISDKVTIHNLKIISDPPKTPIKFNSLIELKISTEHEIIPENLKKLKNMLSNSVVVYEKSGKRSEKNVSILKYKKISKNLFNLIIKAEGGLPVKRFVDGDDVTPGITQMMSDRCTCVAFDFLEINLNDNN; encoded by the coding sequence ATGACTACTCTTAAAGAAATTATTCCTATATCAAATGAATTAATGAAAAATTACGGTCTATGCGATAGTTGTCTAGGTAGGCTTTTTTCTAAACAGCTAAATTTATCTTCAAATAAACTACTTGGAAAAAAATTAAAGGCACATGTAAAACAATCCACAAAAAAATGCTTTATTTGTAAAAATTTATTGGATAATCTTTCTACATATTTGAAATTGATGTTAGATGCTTCTTCAAAATATAATTACTCTTCAATAGTTATTGGAGCCTTAATCAAACCATCCATCGTAGATAGAGATGATTATATAAAATCAAAATACAAACTACGTGGAATTGATAGTGTTAAAACTGATATTACAAAAGAACTTGGAAAACAATTTGTAAAAAAAACAAAGAAAATTATTGATTTTTTAAATCCTGATCTCACATTTACAATTAACTTTAAAGATGAATCATGCCAAATACGCTCAAAATCCATTATGTTGTACGGACGATATACAAAGTCTGAGCGAGGACTTCCACAAAAACAAAAGTCTTGTACTAATTGTTATGGAAAAGGTTGTAAGAGTTGTAACCTTCATGGCATTTCTGAATATGACAGTATTGAGGGTAAAATCTCAGAATTTCTTTTTACTAAATTTGGCGGTACTACAACAAAATTTACTTGGGTTGGAGGCGAAGATCAATCAAGTCTAGTTTTAGGTTCAGGTCGTCCATTTTTTGTCAAACTTCAAAACCCATTTAAAAGAAATATTTCACTCCCCAAAAAAATAATTTCTGATAAAGTTACTATTCATAATTTGAAAATTATATCTGACCCTCCAAAAACTCCTATCAAATTCAACTCACTAATAGAATTAAAAATATCTACGGAGCATGAAATCATTCCTGAGAATCTGAAGAAATTAAAAAATATGCTCTCAAATTCTGTTGTGGTTTATGAAAAGTCTGGAAAACGTTCTGAAAAGAATGTTTCTATTTTAAAATATAAAAAAATATCCAAAAATCTCTTTAATCTAATTATTAAAGCTGAAGGCGGGTTACCTGTAAAACGATTTGTTGATGGTGATGATGTGACCCCTGGAATCACTCAAATGATGAGTGATAGGTGCACTTGTGTGGCATTTGATTTTCTTGAAATTAACCTAAATGATAACAATTAA